A window of the Littorina saxatilis isolate snail1 unplaced genomic scaffold, US_GU_Lsax_2.0 scaffold_939, whole genome shotgun sequence genome harbors these coding sequences:
- the LOC138955678 gene encoding uncharacterized protein, with product MPAQCSVAPSSALPCLFHVSPPLFLNGGKTVIHLGGEDKFVPLSPQRVKVINITDDVTFILTLQGQPGENVTMLYYVNNVGRKFSAIIAPDGVTNVELDITSPVTTSTAVVTSEPMTTTGGHASRTSAATSVSLLSVFIVSVLVAMLK from the exons ATGCCCGCCCAGTGCAGTGTTGCCCCGTCGTCTGCTCTCCCCTGTCTCTTCCACGTGTCGCCTCCCTTGTTCCTCAATGGCGG GAAAACCGTGATACACCTGGGAGGTGAAGACAAGTTCGTTCCCCTGTCGCCTCAGAGGGTCAAGGTCATCAACATCACGGACGATGTCACCTTCATCCTGACTCTTCAAGGTCAACCTGGCGAGAACGTCACCATGCTGTATTACGTCAACAACGTCGGGCGTAAATTCAGCGCCATCATCGCTCCAGATGGCGTCACCAACGTTGAGTTGGATATTACGTCACCTGTTACCACGTCAACGGCGGTTGTGACGTCAGAGCCAATGACGACAACAGGGGGTCATGCTTCTAGGACGAGTGCAGCTACATCGGTCTCGTTGTTGTCAGTGTTTATTGTTAGTGTTCTGGTGGCTATGTTGAAATAG